From the genome of Desulfovibrio gilichinskyi, one region includes:
- a CDS encoding DegQ family serine endoprotease, producing MNSKRILGIFTLITVLMLPMSAIANGLPSFVDLAKNCGPAVVNINTVKTVEVNGNPMQDLFQFHGDNRGGNSPFEEFFKQFDDRFKGNNGPKHKQKQGSLGSGFIISADGYIVTNNHVVASADEIKVKLRNDGRDYPAKLIGLDKETDLALLKIEPGKKLPFLTFADSEKSQVGEWVLAIGNPFGLGHTITQGIISAKGRIIGAGPFDNFIQTDASINPGNSGGPLIDMNGQVVGINTAIVASGQGIGFAIPSNMAKNVITQLKNDHKVSRGWLGVSIQDADENTAKALGLPGKTGALVSSVTAGDPAAKGGMKVGDVILEIDGSKIDNTNDLLRTVAALLPGKTIVAQVWRKGATQNLTITLGERAGKTVVSAEKFAPKTKDETIDQLGIVVRVIDRDAEAKTLDLDKPKGLLVLEVKQGTPAENAAIAVGDVILEANQHPVNTLAQLRKIIDTEGKERGLVMLLIKRQGGNIFRTIELDKQK from the coding sequence ATGAATTCAAAACGTATTTTAGGTATTTTCACTCTTATCACAGTATTAATGTTGCCCATGTCAGCTATTGCGAACGGGCTTCCTTCATTTGTTGATCTAGCTAAAAATTGCGGTCCTGCGGTTGTTAACATCAACACTGTTAAAACAGTTGAAGTAAACGGCAATCCCATGCAGGATCTGTTTCAATTTCATGGCGATAACAGAGGTGGTAATAGCCCTTTTGAAGAATTCTTTAAACAATTTGATGATAGATTCAAAGGTAATAACGGACCTAAACATAAGCAAAAACAGGGGTCACTCGGTTCCGGCTTTATTATATCCGCTGACGGTTACATTGTAACAAACAACCATGTTGTTGCTTCAGCAGATGAAATCAAAGTTAAGCTCCGCAATGACGGCCGCGATTACCCGGCAAAACTGATCGGTCTTGATAAAGAAACCGATCTTGCTCTGCTTAAGATTGAACCCGGCAAGAAATTGCCCTTCCTGACATTTGCCGATTCCGAAAAGTCACAAGTCGGAGAATGGGTTCTTGCAATAGGTAATCCCTTCGGACTTGGGCATACTATAACTCAAGGGATCATAAGTGCTAAAGGCCGTATCATCGGAGCCGGTCCTTTTGACAACTTCATTCAGACAGATGCCAGCATCAACCCCGGTAACAGCGGCGGACCTCTTATTGATATGAATGGACAAGTTGTCGGTATCAATACCGCAATCGTTGCCAGCGGTCAGGGAATCGGCTTTGCCATTCCAAGTAATATGGCTAAAAATGTTATTACCCAGCTCAAAAATGACCATAAGGTAAGTAGGGGCTGGCTTGGCGTATCTATACAGGATGCCGACGAAAACACAGCTAAAGCCCTTGGACTTCCCGGCAAAACCGGCGCGCTTGTAAGCTCTGTTACTGCCGGAGATCCTGCTGCAAAAGGCGGAATGAAAGTCGGTGATGTTATTCTTGAAATTGACGGTTCCAAAATAGATAACACAAACGACCTGTTACGCACCGTTGCCGCACTTCTCCCGGGCAAAACAATTGTCGCCCAAGTCTGGCGCAAAGGTGCAACACAGAACCTGACTATCACACTTGGTGAAAGAGCAGGGAAAACCGTTGTTTCCGCTGAAAAGTTTGCACCGAAAACTAAAGACGAAACAATTGATCAACTTGGAATTGTAGTCCGTGTAATTGATCGAGATGCAGAAGCAAAAACTTTAGATTTAGATAAGCCTAAAGGTTTGCTGGTACTCGAAGTTAAACAGGGAACTCCCGCAGAAAACGCGGCTATTGCAGTAGGTGACGTTATACTTGAAGCTAACCAGCATCCGGTAAACACACTGGCCCAGCTGCGTAAGATTATAGACACTGAAGGTAAAGAGCGCGGACTTGTTATGCTGCTGATCAAGAGACAAGGCGGCAATATATTCCGCACCATTGAACTTGATAAACAGAAGTAA
- a CDS encoding FkbM family methyltransferase has protein sequence MDNELIDKFLGKLENETIEQFQEVENLFCSRDFSLEQIGGWFLIKFAPNLGYMPIWKYEPMTRYSFQHKAWECKIGKYRFFTSACPFFEFVCELRGYTLPGTVCPDSVVVDAGPWNGISGMYFSAAADKGKIIFLEPDKQSADFIATDIDKNKFTNCELVRKALYSKSGEVGFKHKSGGESSINDSGAATVQAITLNDLVAAYAPNGVDFFKIDIEGAEIEIADDIAAYISENPKSWAAIASYHQVGDVRSSSILEARFAKYPDLVFKTAYPYHETTFAANVKNEIVAGNIKKMTSFAVGWKAIDKDMERRS, from the coding sequence ATGGATAACGAGTTGATTGATAAATTTTTGGGGAAATTGGAAAATGAAACAATTGAACAGTTTCAAGAGGTGGAAAATCTGTTTTGTTCAAGAGATTTTTCTCTAGAGCAAATAGGCGGTTGGTTCCTTATAAAATTTGCACCTAATTTAGGTTATATGCCCATTTGGAAATATGAACCGATGACTCGCTATTCCTTTCAGCACAAAGCATGGGAATGTAAAATCGGTAAATATCGTTTTTTTACATCTGCCTGTCCTTTTTTTGAATTTGTATGTGAATTGCGTGGATATACGCTGCCAGGAACAGTCTGTCCTGATTCTGTGGTTGTCGACGCAGGGCCATGGAACGGAATTTCAGGAATGTATTTTAGTGCTGCTGCGGATAAAGGAAAGATCATTTTTCTGGAACCGGATAAGCAAAGCGCAGATTTTATTGCTACTGATATTGATAAAAATAAGTTTACAAATTGTGAGTTGGTCAGAAAGGCTCTGTATAGTAAAAGTGGTGAAGTAGGATTTAAGCACAAGTCCGGTGGTGAAAGCAGTATAAATGATTCTGGCGCAGCAACCGTACAAGCGATTACTTTAAACGATTTAGTAGCGGCCTATGCTCCAAACGGAGTCGATTTTTTTAAAATTGATATCGAAGGCGCTGAAATCGAAATAGCTGATGATATTGCTGCATATATAAGTGAGAATCCAAAGTCATGGGCGGCGATTGCATCATATCACCAAGTCGGAGACGTAAGATCATCCAGTATTTTGGAAGCGCGCTTTGCTAAATATCCTGATTTGGTATTTAAGACAGCGTATCCGTATCATGAGACTACATTTGCGGCGAATGTGAAGAATGAAATTGTTGCAGGAAATATTAAGAAAATGACAAGCTTTGCTGTAGGCTGGAAGGCTATTGATAAGGATATGGAGCGGCGTAGTTAA
- a CDS encoding DMT family transporter translates to MFILENSFKKTPFLWLALLGLLWGANFIFMKIGAAVLSSSQIVWLRLAFGAFVLSPFLPIVIRVIGTNRKLLFHVSVMALSANVLTFHCFMEGTKRLDSGAAGVLSGTVPLLTTILAALVLPEEKLSRQKTAGILTSFIGIIFIVNPWNGLSSSTMSGVGYMLLGGIGYAVAFVYARKNLVNSGVPSLSLAALQMLLATIFYTPLTHWAGMGAITDSWTIAASVAIGLGVLGSGFAYVIYYGLIQSIGAVATSSVSYLPPVVALCLGIIFLGESIGIEQMAGCMLVLGGIFLVRNSLRK, encoded by the coding sequence ATGTTTATACTTGAAAATTCATTTAAAAAAACACCTTTTTTATGGCTTGCTCTGCTCGGTCTTTTATGGGGAGCAAACTTCATATTTATGAAGATAGGTGCGGCTGTACTCAGTTCATCACAGATTGTATGGCTGAGACTTGCTTTCGGAGCTTTTGTTCTATCACCGTTTCTTCCAATCGTAATCAGAGTTATTGGAACAAACAGAAAACTTCTTTTTCATGTTTCTGTTATGGCCCTTTCCGCAAATGTCCTGACCTTCCATTGTTTTATGGAAGGAACAAAGCGTCTTGATTCAGGAGCGGCCGGAGTCCTCAGTGGAACAGTTCCGCTTTTGACTACAATTCTAGCAGCACTGGTCCTACCAGAAGAAAAACTTTCCCGTCAGAAAACAGCCGGAATATTAACCAGCTTCATCGGGATAATTTTTATAGTAAATCCATGGAATGGACTTAGTTCTTCAACCATGAGCGGCGTGGGTTATATGCTTCTCGGAGGAATAGGTTACGCAGTGGCATTTGTATATGCTAGAAAAAACCTTGTTAATTCAGGAGTTCCATCCCTCAGCCTTGCCGCACTGCAAATGCTCTTGGCGACTATATTTTACACCCCGCTTACCCACTGGGCAGGAATGGGAGCTATCACTGATTCATGGACTATTGCTGCGAGTGTAGCGATCGGTCTTGGCGTACTTGGGTCGGGCTTTGCCTATGTAATCTACTATGGACTTATTCAATCCATCGGCGCGGTGGCAACTTCTTCAGTTTCGTATCTTCCGCCGGTTGTAGCGTTATGCCTTGGAATAATTTTTCTTGGCGAATCTATAGGAATCGAGCAGATGGCAGGATGCATGCTGGTTCTTGGCGGGATATTCCTTGTCCGTAATTCTTTGCGGAAATAG
- a CDS encoding AraC family transcriptional regulator encodes MKDVANYWIDNDLDGLECLTATYYSHRFAPHAHEEFVIGVIQSGAQRVRFRGGHEIMPENTTCVINPEELHTGHAATEAGWSYRVIYPSPAVLSEVAEQICGHSMDMPYFERVVYQDEFVTGLFLNLHEALNSKLATPLAKQSLLNNALAHFILRYGAKRPSLSRNKKNKSGISNAREYLDAYYSNPIKLDELADIACMSQFHFVRSFSTQTGIPPHVYQLCCRIKSAKKLLCSGMPLAEIAAETGFVDQSHLTNRFKAVVGVTPGMFRKLSKNLQYFPQY; translated from the coding sequence ATGAAAGACGTAGCCAATTACTGGATCGATAACGATCTTGACGGTCTGGAATGTTTGACCGCAACATATTATTCTCACAGATTCGCCCCCCATGCTCACGAAGAATTTGTCATCGGGGTTATCCAATCAGGAGCGCAGCGTGTACGCTTTCGCGGCGGGCATGAGATAATGCCGGAAAACACTACCTGCGTGATTAATCCTGAAGAACTTCATACAGGTCACGCTGCAACAGAAGCGGGATGGAGCTACAGAGTGATATACCCCAGCCCTGCTGTATTGAGTGAAGTGGCTGAACAAATATGCGGACATTCAATGGACATGCCCTACTTCGAACGGGTCGTATATCAAGACGAATTTGTAACCGGTCTTTTTTTAAATCTTCACGAAGCTCTCAATTCTAAACTTGCCACTCCTCTTGCCAAACAAAGTCTGCTGAACAATGCGTTAGCACATTTCATTCTTAGATATGGCGCAAAAAGACCTTCATTATCACGTAATAAAAAAAATAAATCAGGCATATCCAATGCACGTGAATACCTTGACGCTTATTATAGCAATCCAATCAAACTTGATGAACTTGCAGATATAGCCTGCATGAGTCAGTTCCATTTTGTGCGATCCTTCAGCACACAAACAGGTATACCTCCACACGTTTACCAGCTTTGTTGCCGCATAAAATCGGCTAAGAAACTTTTATGTTCGGGGATGCCGCTTGCAGAAATAGCTGCGGAAACAGGTTTTGTTGACCAGAGCCATCTTACCAACAGATTTAAAGCTGTGGTCGGGGTTACTCCGGGCATGTTCCGTAAACTGAGCAAGAATCTGCAATATTTTCCCCAATATTAA
- a CDS encoding beta-1,3-glucanase family protein: protein MKTLCLALMLCLLLPASILAADIPIVFKLNAKHDPEKVYATFYNCVGAGPSPSITGTYNGPTSSGQALSTTRSYKMSELTSPSSIATGVPAGVPAVLVSDFNSGRIYISYDSPMGTFGCTQPSTEPTSNDPSLGIRFQPMELDIESGTVSTVTTPILNTNLTYIDYAAIALSLTIQNATAVNNNPLKTSVTSEVLTKTLGKTTIVQDATVRPSASDALPSTNFTRVLSPTSADMCRKYNDWTNYLKTTLYQSTTVNSKPIKIKGLFGGVGGQPANAAPLTAADRTARNQTQSYDYEVTFAANGDATMTAQTGSGNGAVAGVGTNIGVGVGDNTANVNITITFAALNASTGIYGNNPAYTYGSTTTTGVENDFYGWVVGDLLAGLSWGLPGSTVKFNATSALNVQIGDLTSAEWFGGLKASGGAYSVPNSPVGKGYIYSKAQPGNPTNYHTYAAGLKGITGAYGFGLQDRGGATLITFNRIDHPNGYLEIGVDTENHSTVGPSPSQQPGVVVNVNEFSSKDLTANDLKTTYAVENFTTYSTICSFNASINVSGGYGVFMMNSNTLPSGSPTSLRLLKLYSNGTSAFFGNYAATGPIYSDGTWWLTDLAGTHILPSDQLVTGNTYYVHFVVQDNGKYDENSALGQITDPVALGASTSSSSGCVLNPDSDVRYELAGMFIAALIFMVFRRKVAKRKFK from the coding sequence ATGAAAACATTATGTTTAGCCTTGATGTTATGTTTATTACTACCAGCTTCAATACTTGCCGCTGATATACCTATAGTCTTCAAACTCAACGCTAAACATGATCCTGAAAAAGTATACGCAACTTTTTATAATTGTGTCGGAGCAGGTCCATCCCCGAGTATAACAGGCACTTATAACGGTCCTACATCTTCGGGGCAAGCCTTAAGCACAACGCGCTCATATAAAATGTCCGAGTTAACATCCCCCAGTTCTATTGCCACAGGAGTTCCGGCAGGAGTCCCTGCGGTACTTGTAAGCGACTTCAATTCAGGAAGAATATATATTTCTTATGACAGCCCTATGGGCACATTCGGTTGCACGCAACCATCAACAGAGCCGACATCAAATGATCCCAGTTTAGGGATTCGCTTTCAACCTATGGAACTTGATATTGAAAGCGGCACAGTTAGTACCGTAACGACTCCTATACTCAACACAAACCTGACATATATTGATTATGCGGCAATAGCTTTATCCCTTACAATCCAAAATGCCACGGCAGTTAACAACAACCCGTTAAAGACGTCTGTTACAAGTGAAGTGCTTACAAAAACTCTCGGTAAGACAACTATAGTTCAGGATGCAACTGTACGACCTTCCGCTTCAGACGCACTCCCGAGCACTAATTTTACCCGGGTACTTTCCCCTACCTCCGCAGATATGTGCAGAAAATATAATGACTGGACCAACTACCTCAAAACAACCCTCTACCAATCAACAACAGTAAATAGTAAGCCGATAAAAATTAAAGGGCTTTTTGGAGGAGTAGGCGGTCAGCCTGCGAATGCTGCCCCGCTAACCGCGGCGGACAGAACGGCAAGAAATCAAACTCAAAGTTATGATTATGAAGTAACATTTGCTGCTAACGGCGATGCAACAATGACTGCGCAGACCGGTTCCGGGAACGGAGCTGTAGCAGGAGTAGGAACAAATATTGGTGTTGGAGTTGGTGACAATACAGCTAATGTTAATATCACTATAACTTTTGCAGCTCTGAATGCATCTACAGGAATTTACGGCAACAATCCTGCATATACATATGGGTCTACAACCACCACCGGAGTTGAAAATGATTTTTACGGCTGGGTAGTAGGCGACCTGCTTGCAGGGCTGAGCTGGGGTCTACCGGGGAGTACCGTAAAGTTCAATGCGACTTCAGCACTGAATGTTCAAATCGGAGATTTAACAAGCGCGGAATGGTTCGGGGGGCTGAAAGCCTCTGGCGGAGCATACAGTGTACCTAATTCCCCTGTGGGCAAAGGATATATTTACAGTAAAGCTCAACCGGGAAACCCGACTAACTACCACACTTACGCCGCAGGATTAAAAGGAATCACCGGAGCTTACGGATTCGGGTTACAAGATCGTGGCGGAGCAACACTTATCACTTTTAACAGAATAGACCATCCAAACGGATATCTTGAAATCGGTGTAGACACTGAAAATCATTCCACAGTCGGACCCAGCCCCTCTCAACAGCCAGGAGTAGTGGTTAATGTAAATGAGTTTTCTTCCAAAGATTTGACCGCAAATGACCTAAAAACAACATACGCTGTAGAGAATTTTACCACCTACTCGACAATCTGCTCCTTCAATGCCTCCATAAATGTAAGCGGCGGGTATGGTGTTTTCATGATGAATTCTAACACTCTGCCGTCAGGGTCACCTACTTCGCTCCGATTGCTTAAACTATATTCAAACGGGACCTCTGCTTTCTTCGGGAATTACGCTGCAACAGGACCGATTTACTCCGACGGAACATGGTGGCTGACGGACCTTGCCGGAACTCATATTTTGCCTAGTGATCAACTTGTCACCGGTAATACTTATTACGTACATTTTGTTGTGCAAGATAATGGAAAGTATGACGAAAATTCTGCACTCGGTCAAATAACAGACCCGGTTGCGCTGGGGGCAAGCACTTCGTCCAGTTCAGGTTGCGTGCTGAATCCTGATTCCGATGTCAGGTATGAACTCGCAGGAATGTTCATTGCGGCTTTAATTTTTATGGTCTTCCGAAGAAAAGTTGCAAAGAGAAAGTTCAAATAA
- a CDS encoding Crp/Fnr family transcriptional regulator, which produces MKDEDLQHMIEALQADENLNRAVPSEIAALAKKARRLYFEKGEYIFKTGDDSSDFLLVESGRVVLSKEASSGKAFTYLIAMRGMPLNAITCFRSRLRFFTARVAEKSVIISIPCQDFKQWVLSNAEVAAGILNSMGDRIDGAYTRILDLIDESAEKRILNVLSMLSTRIGLDLPLTNVDVSEMVGSSRETAARVISRLQDIGLVSKARGTLTILNKAELDELSSSPFFIL; this is translated from the coding sequence ATGAAAGACGAAGATCTCCAGCACATGATTGAAGCATTGCAAGCAGATGAGAATTTGAATCGCGCAGTTCCGTCAGAGATTGCAGCCTTGGCGAAAAAAGCACGTCGGCTTTATTTTGAGAAAGGTGAGTATATATTTAAAACAGGCGATGATTCCAGCGATTTTTTACTTGTTGAAAGCGGCAGAGTTGTCCTGTCGAAGGAAGCTTCATCTGGAAAAGCTTTTACTTATTTGATTGCAATGCGTGGAATGCCGCTCAATGCCATAACTTGTTTCAGATCACGACTGCGTTTTTTCACCGCCAGAGTTGCTGAAAAATCAGTAATAATTTCTATTCCCTGTCAGGATTTTAAGCAGTGGGTGCTAAGTAATGCTGAGGTTGCCGCAGGGATCTTGAATTCCATGGGTGACAGAATTGACGGAGCTTATACACGCATATTGGACCTGATTGATGAAAGTGCTGAAAAACGGATATTAAATGTTTTAAGTATGCTTTCCACCCGAATAGGACTGGATCTGCCTCTTACTAACGTCGATGTTTCTGAAATGGTTGGTTCTTCACGGGAAACTGCCGCCCGTGTTATTTCCCGGCTACAGGATATCGGATTGGTGTCCAAGGCGCGAGGCACCTTAACCATCCTCAACAAAGCAGAGCTTGATGAATTGTCTTCCAGTCCTTTTTTCATTCTTTAG
- a CDS encoding DUF190 domain-containing protein: MKGYFVTFFTQQNREHEGIPLATWIIEKAQKLGVGGATLFSGKEGFGHDGRFHSENLFDLEDTPLQVAIALSAEECDRLLDCINKNNLRVFYTKSEIEFGFTSES, translated from the coding sequence ATGAAAGGATATTTCGTTACTTTTTTTACTCAGCAGAATCGTGAACACGAGGGTATTCCGCTGGCGACTTGGATTATTGAAAAAGCGCAAAAGCTTGGTGTAGGCGGGGCCACTCTTTTTTCAGGGAAAGAGGGATTCGGGCATGACGGGCGCTTTCATTCTGAAAATCTTTTTGATCTTGAAGACACCCCCTTACAGGTTGCTATAGCTCTTTCAGCTGAGGAATGTGACAGGTTGCTGGATTGTATTAATAAAAATAACCTGCGTGTTTTTTACACCAAGTCTGAGATTGAGTTCGGTTTTACCTCTGAAAGCTAA
- a CDS encoding DUF554 domain-containing protein encodes MIGPYVNGAALFTGSMVGALIGPKLNSNIRQRMPMVFGCASMGLGVAMIVKVKFLAPVTLALVVGSLLGEILQLETLIQKGASKARKWIELITRPSGGLSQEEFLDKFVAILVLFCVSGTGIYGSMTEGMTGDYTLLIVKSILDIFTAAIFASSMGYTVGILVIPQFTVQALLYFGASLIMPLTTPDMLADFSACGGLIMLATGFRICSIKPFPVANMIPALIIVMPLSWLWSVYVG; translated from the coding sequence ATGATAGGCCCTTATGTTAACGGCGCTGCGTTGTTCACAGGAAGTATGGTCGGAGCTTTAATCGGCCCGAAGCTTAATTCGAACATCCGCCAGCGGATGCCGATGGTGTTCGGATGTGCTTCCATGGGACTTGGCGTGGCTATGATTGTTAAGGTTAAATTTCTTGCCCCTGTGACTCTTGCTCTGGTTGTCGGGTCTCTCCTCGGAGAAATACTCCAGCTTGAAACTCTAATTCAAAAGGGTGCGAGTAAAGCCAGAAAATGGATTGAACTTATTACCCGTCCTTCAGGCGGGCTGAGCCAAGAAGAATTTCTGGATAAATTCGTCGCAATTCTGGTGCTTTTCTGTGTGAGCGGAACGGGTATTTACGGCTCCATGACCGAAGGGATGACCGGAGATTATACTCTGCTTATTGTTAAATCCATTCTGGATATTTTTACCGCTGCAATTTTTGCTTCGAGCATGGGGTACACTGTCGGAATACTGGTGATTCCGCAGTTCACAGTTCAGGCTTTGCTTTATTTTGGCGCATCATTAATCATGCCTCTGACAACTCCAGACATGCTGGCTGATTTTTCCGCATGCGGTGGGCTTATTATGCTGGCTACAGGATTTCGCATCTGCTCCATAAAACCGTTTCCAGTCGCAAACATGATTCCTGCGCTTATTATCGTAATGCCGCTGTCGTGGTTATGGTCAGTTTACGTAGGCTAA
- a CDS encoding methylated-DNA--[protein]-cysteine S-methyltransferase, with translation MLYYTTFNSPFWEITMVGNEDGLTNLHMETGKGKRKFIINDEWQCDDIFFEDIKTQVMEYFNRKRKEFDILLNPQGTDFQKKVWQALYAIPFGEVRTYKDIATTIGNPKACRAVGMANSLNPIPIIVPCHRVIGSSGKLTGFASGLNAKEKLLNLEKDT, from the coding sequence ATGCTCTACTATACAACATTTAATTCCCCCTTCTGGGAAATAACTATGGTCGGCAATGAAGATGGACTCACGAACCTGCACATGGAAACAGGTAAAGGAAAGCGCAAATTCATAATCAACGATGAATGGCAATGCGATGATATTTTTTTCGAAGATATCAAGACACAGGTAATGGAATACTTCAACCGTAAGCGAAAAGAATTCGATATACTTTTGAATCCGCAGGGCACAGATTTTCAAAAAAAAGTCTGGCAAGCCCTCTACGCTATCCCTTTCGGTGAAGTGCGCACTTATAAAGATATCGCAACGACTATAGGTAACCCGAAAGCTTGTAGAGCCGTTGGAATGGCTAATTCACTAAACCCCATTCCTATCATAGTGCCATGCCACAGAGTTATCGGCAGTTCCGGTAAACTAACGGGCTTTGCCAGTGGATTAAATGCCAAGGAAAAACTTCTTAATCTCGAAAAAGATACATAA
- a CDS encoding SLC13 family permease → MTITPDIILVLGVLFFVILLFVFEWVRVDVVGIIVMVGLPILGLVTPQQAFSGLSSNAVVAIIAVIIMGAGLDKTGVMNRLSRVIIQLAGKRESSVSIMISGTVAMISGFMQNIGAAALFMPAASRIAMQTGIPVAHILLPMAYCAIIGGTLTLVGSSPLILLNDLLIVVGGNKYEPFGMFSMTPIGVILVITALLYFLILGKKILPASKRRDVRGPLSPLLDKTYHDIGNVYEMVIPEEGVEEKSLIDLQIRAKYACTVVASYNHITHKRNIAPLPEDLLCPGDSLAVVGKDIYIKKLSADLGWIYKDELKVFADELSPNNAGIMEGLVTPRSQLVGKTVGEFQFRHKYGVTPLALFVGHEMIVSDLSNQVVEEGNALLLHGKWSAFHLLKDRNDLVFTETIQGGVVREDKALWALGCLTVSLFMILVLNVTLSLSLFVGALGMVLGKVLTIDEAYQSVDWMTVFLLAGLIPLGIAFENTGAAGLIAETLMGILGVPSLTVLLFSLAVLTSFFTLFTSNVGATVLLVPLGMNIALACGYDPRVAAMTVALAASNTFVLPTHQVNALVMRPAGLKPIDYLRAGTGMTLLYLVVLVAGMRFLF, encoded by the coding sequence ATGACAATCACTCCTGATATCATACTTGTGCTTGGTGTATTGTTTTTTGTAATTTTGCTGTTTGTTTTTGAATGGGTTCGTGTCGATGTTGTCGGGATTATCGTTATGGTAGGACTGCCTATTTTAGGTCTTGTCACTCCGCAGCAGGCGTTCAGCGGGCTTAGCAGTAATGCAGTTGTGGCGATAATCGCCGTCATTATTATGGGAGCAGGTCTGGATAAGACCGGAGTGATGAATCGGCTGTCCCGAGTTATTATACAATTAGCAGGCAAGCGTGAGAGCAGCGTCAGCATTATGATTTCCGGAACTGTGGCGATGATTTCAGGATTCATGCAGAATATCGGAGCGGCGGCCCTATTTATGCCTGCGGCAAGCCGGATTGCGATGCAGACAGGCATTCCCGTTGCGCATATTCTCTTGCCCATGGCGTATTGTGCGATAATCGGCGGCACGTTGACACTTGTCGGCTCCAGTCCGCTTATTTTGCTTAACGATCTGCTGATAGTGGTCGGTGGTAATAAATATGAGCCTTTCGGGATGTTCAGCATGACTCCCATAGGAGTCATACTGGTCATTACGGCCCTGCTTTATTTTTTAATTTTGGGTAAAAAGATTCTTCCGGCCAGTAAGAGAAGGGATGTCAGAGGACCGCTTTCACCTCTGCTTGATAAAACTTACCACGATATCGGAAATGTTTATGAAATGGTTATCCCCGAAGAGGGGGTTGAAGAAAAGTCTCTGATCGATTTGCAGATACGGGCTAAGTATGCCTGTACCGTGGTAGCCTCTTACAATCATATCACTCATAAACGGAATATCGCCCCTTTGCCCGAGGATTTGCTCTGTCCGGGAGACAGTCTGGCCGTAGTCGGGAAGGATATATATATTAAAAAATTGTCTGCTGATTTAGGGTGGATTTACAAAGATGAACTTAAGGTTTTTGCCGATGAACTTTCCCCTAATAATGCCGGTATCATGGAAGGTCTTGTCACTCCTCGTTCTCAGCTTGTGGGAAAAACAGTGGGAGAATTTCAGTTCCGCCATAAATACGGCGTGACTCCGCTGGCATTGTTTGTCGGGCACGAAATGATAGTCAGCGATTTATCTAATCAGGTTGTCGAGGAGGGAAATGCTCTGCTTTTGCACGGGAAATGGAGTGCTTTCCATCTTCTGAAAGATAGGAACGATCTTGTTTTTACCGAAACAATTCAAGGCGGAGTTGTGAGGGAAGACAAAGCGTTGTGGGCTCTTGGATGTCTTACAGTCTCTTTGTTTATGATTTTGGTCTTGAATGTCACGCTCTCACTGTCCCTTTTTGTGGGTGCTTTAGGAATGGTACTCGGTAAGGTTCTAACAATAGATGAAGCTTATCAGTCTGTGGATTGGATGACGGTGTTTCTGCTTGCCGGACTGATACCTCTCGGTATCGCGTTTGAGAATACCGGGGCTGCAGGTTTGATTGCCGAAACCTTGATGGGCATACTCGGAGTGCCTTCTCTTACGGTGCTTCTGTTCAGCCTTGCTGTGCTGACTTCTTTTTTTACTCTTTTCACCTCAAATGTAGGGGCTACTGTTCTACTGGTCCCGCTGGGGATGAACATCGCCTTGGCGTGCGGCTATGATCCCAGAGTCGCGGCCATGACCGTTGCGCTCGCGGCTTCAAATACTTTTGTGCTGCCGACCCATCAGGTCAATGCTCTGGTTATGCGTCCGGCAGGACTTAAGCCAATTGACTATCTTCGTGCCGGAACAGGAATGACTTTGCTTTATTTGGTAGTGTTGGTGGCTGGCATGAGATTCCTTTTTTGA